The genomic stretch tttccaagttggcgttaccgttgacgatgttgactagaaagggacaagcatttgtttgggactcaagatgtgaagaaggtttccaggaattaaagagaaggttgactactgctcctattttgatattaccgagttcgtcggagttatttgaagtttactgtgatgcttcattgttgggtttaggtggtgtgttgatgcagaataagcaggttatagcttatgcttcgagacagctgagggttcatgagaggaactatccgacgcatgatttagagttggcagctgtggtatttgttttgaagttgtggaggcattacttgtatggatcaagatttgaggttttcagtgaccataagagtttaaagtatctgtttgatcagaaagagctgaatatgagacagaggagatggttagaattcctgaaggattatgattttggtttgaattaccatccgggtaaagcaaatgtagtggctgatgcgctgagtcggaaatcattacatatgtctatgttaatggttaaggaatttgatttgattgaacagtttagagatttgagtttggtatgtgagagtactcacaatagtgttaaattgggaatgttgaagttaacaagtggtattttggatgagatcagagagggtcagaaatctgatatgcttttggttgataagttgactttagggaatcaaggccaaggtggtgaattcagagttgatgagaatggtgttttgagatttggtaatcgagtgtgtattccggatgttatggaacttaagaagagtattctggaagaaggacatcgtagtggtttgagtattcatcctggagctacgaagatgtatcatgatttgaagaagttgttttggtggccgggaatgaaaagagaaattgcaagttttgtgtattcttgtttgacttgtcagaagtcaaagattgagcatcagaagccgtctgggctaatgcaaccgttggctattccagagtggaagtgggacagtatcagtatggattttgtttctggattgttgatagattgacgaaatcggctcatttcattccgatcagaatggattatccgttagagagattggctgagttgtatattgagaagattgtaagtttacatggtattccgtcgagtattgtttcggacagagatcctagatttacatcgaagttttgggaaggtttgcagagggctttgggaactaagttgagattgagttctgcatatcatccgcagactgatggtcagactgagaggacgattcagtcattggaggatcttttgagagcttgtgttttggaaaagggaggtgcttgggattgttatttacctttgattgagtttacctacaacaatagttttcattcgagcattggtatggcaccgtttgaagctttgtatggtaggagatgtcggacacctttatgttggtatgagtccggtgagtgcgctgtggttggaccggagattgttcaacaaactacggaaaagattaagatgattcaggagaagatgagaattgctcagagtcgtcagaagagttatcatgataagaggaggaagtcacttgagttccaagagggagatcatgtgtttcttcgtgttactccgataactggtgttggtcgagccttgaagtcgaagaagttgacacctcgattcattggtccttatcagattttggagaggataggagaggtagcctatcgtatcgctttaccgccgtcgcttgcgaatttgcatgaggtttttcatgtgtctcagttgaggagatacattcatgatccgtcgcatatagtccaaatagatgatgtacaggtgagagataacctgactgttgaaacaccacctatgaggatcgaggatcgagagttgaagcagttgcggggtaaagagattgccttggtgaaggtagcttggggagggccagcaggtggcaacgtgacttgggaacttgagagtaagatgaaggagtcttacccagagttgttcgcttgaggtatgttttcgaggacgaaaactcttttagtgggggagagttgtaacaccccgataataataaaataattatttaaattgagttaataatatatttattaatttaattaaataattggaatttttattattattatttttgggaattattgaattattattattattggaaaatatatatatgttggaataaggaaaagttctcattgGGAAAggcatttcacgtgaaaacagaacagagaagcatcgtgagaaaaagggaaaaagggcagagaagaggagctgaagagcaaaggttggagaacgaaagcttgaagctcaaagattctgccggattgttaaggtaaggggggtttatcgtcgattaatgggtattttgggataatatgtcatgggtagtgataagccgtcaatttgaccctaattgggatttgaaatgctgaaaatttgtgatgaataggttgagtgaaaaccgtaatcaaattgataattgtgtgtaatcaaaccgataaattggtgatgaatggcgacgagtaagtttgagtgggaagggtctgggatgggcacatgagatccctgcccaGAGAAAACGCGTCTGatgaactgtcatgttcgcctagcgaacataaccttcgcctagcgaaggaacgcgcctcaacctcgccccagcgagcttgagaggtcttgctactgtaatgttcgctgtggactcgctggagcttcgcctagcgagtgagtgctagctgtgtttttcaccaaaacagaatgagttcgctattaccttcgccttgagctcgcctagcgaattaatttaccaatttcctggagctgttcgccttgagctcgcctagcgaaccagagcttcgccactgcctcgcctagcgagcaaggcagaagaagtgtttaGACATGCgttgctgaggtgtttcatacatgtgttgaggaagtgttttatacatgtgttgatgatgtgttgatacatgtattgatgatgtatgaggatatgcaaaatgttgtgaatgtatatattatgcatgtatttgtgaatggactgttgtatggcttagagtgtgagcatatgtccattgtgagttgttgttgatgctgcatttctagatgattagtgtgcatggcatagcctgtggggctgtagctaattcccattgtgaggaattagtgagtgaattgttgtgataattgttgttgatgttgcatgctagatgattagcttgcatagtctagcctttggggctgtagctaattcccatagtgaggaattagtgagtgaatcattgtggagtctagcctttggggctgtagctaattcccatagtgaggaattagtgagtgagtcattagatctcaaatgagtgggactagtgagcttagtagccgtatctggattgatcggtgagcttgaactatatgttcaagaatagtcggtaccgcatatgttgagtctcattgcataatgaatgcatggcatagcctgtggggctgtagctaattcccattgtgaggaattagtgagtaaatcgttgtgttgtgttgttggtgttgaatatggtttgaggattatacatatgatatatattattgttgaatatgatgtttggacggatattgccgttgctgaatgcgtagtctggttagggtgaattaatgtgttatttacttagcattacatgttgttctataatgcttattatattgattgaggaactcacccttacaacctatttttcaggtaacgagaaatgagttgagtagaagctaatgcttggagtctagagtagttcttatggtcatgctctgatagatgtaacatcgggaggggatgtcttaattgatttgatattggttgttgatgagttacatgtattgtgttacatgttttacattgagttgaattttgttccgctgcgaattatgcaaagaaccttattttgattaaataaatgagcatgacaggatattttaatgattttgtgacatgattgtgtgacacccttcggggcataattactctgatgaatatattgttattttaattataatcatttggggtatttagaagggtgttacatttagtcgcgcaagggtataaccaagaggaaggcatcgactatgaggaaacttatgcgccggttgcccgactcgaggctatacgccttctccttgctttcgcATGTGCAAAAGACTTTAagttattccaaatggatgtcaagagtgcattccttaacggtcacataaatgaagaggtttatgtcgcacaacctccgggtttcgaatcccatgagtatcctgatcatgtctataaactaaaaagagctttgtatggcctcaaacaagctcctagagcttggtatgagagactaagcaaattcttactcgatcaaaaatactcaagaggaaaggttgacacaaccctcttcattaaacgtcaaggaaagcacttgatattagtgcaaatttatgtagatgatatcatatttggatctactaacatgagtcttgtgagagagttttctgaccttatgcagggtgaattcgagatgagtatgatgggggagctcacatactttctcggtctgcaaatcaaacagctcaaagaaggaaccttcgtgagccagacaaagtactgtttggaccttatcaagagatttgacatggcaaaagcaaaggccatagacacccccatgcctacgtgtacaaacttgaacaaagacgaagacggtaaggaagtagatgtaaaacgtatagaggtatgattggttcactcctttatcttactgcttctcgtcccgatattatgtttagcgtatgcatgtgcgcaagatatcaatcatgtcccaaggaatcccatttaaaagccgtcaaacgaatacttcgatacctatccggtactccgaagtatggactatggtattccaaaggtaatgattgttcattggtaggtttttccgattccgactttgccggttgcaaatcggataggaagagcaccagtggcacttgtcacttattttcgaactctttggtcagttggcatagcaagaaacaggtttctgttgctttgtcaaccgccgaagcggaatacgttgccgccggtggttgttgtgcccaaatcctatggattaagcaacaactattggattttaacctcaaacttgaacgtattcccattttttgtgacaatacaagtgccattaacctgaccaagaatcctgtgctacattctcgcaccaaacatatcgaaattcgacaccactttcttcgggatcatgtagagaaaggtgacattgtcTTCGAACATattaatactgaaaatcaactagcggacattttcacaaagccgttagccactgaacctttctttcatatccgccgagaacttggtattctcgatatttcggaacgggcactataatctgctgttttaccttattccacttaagactataatcttgtacttctaacaagttgatgttgttgcaagcacaagtttaGTGTTCACCAAGTCACTCCGGCATCAAGGTGATATTGTTCCCTTCTCTCTCTCTTTCTGCAAAGTTTCATGATTAACATAGCTATACCACATAATGATATTGTATATATATGCATGATGTATCTCCTTGGATGTTTACTGTCGTATGGCATTCTATCTATGCATCAAACTTGTCAACATATGTGCAGAAAAATGTAAAACTGAAATCCttgcttattgtttgattgtattCATTTCTCTGTTATGCTTGTTTGTGCTCAATCTATTTTAATGATTAATGTTCTTTTAATTAATGATTATCATTCAGTAATGATATTGGTGTGATATTATTATCTGTTTGTGTTATTTCCTGTGAATTTTTTTTGTTATGTTGAATAATTGttccttgtctctttttgatgttatcaaagggggagaagagtaCAAGCAGCCAAAATGTTCGACACAATTAACAGTCGGTTTTGCAGATAGCGTTAGATTACAAAAGAAATGGGAGTGTGCATAATGTGTGTAAATACTGCATATACTGCATGTTGTTTGCTCTTTGGCTGtgcacaggttgtcatcatcaaaaagggggagtatgtaagggcaaagtgtcagacaacatacgatcgtaagtttcgatgatgacaaatgaccaccatgcatgtctacaaacaaatgcaacacatcacctatcatatcctttcctatgcttatctaaatctgttataattcttaaaaacatatgtggacaaagtgtgatcatgacgaaatgcatgaaaatcacaaaatacGAATTTCTGCAGGTTtgcaggctttgagtcgaccgcaagggtcagcgcataagcctcgggtcagcgcatgatactttgagtcaaccacaggtcagctcatggaacctttgagtcgaccataagggtcagctcaaagctcacgggtcagcgcatgatgctttgagtcaaccacaggtcagctcatggaagccttgagtcgaccataagggtcagctcaaagctcacgggtcagcgcatgatgctttgagtcaaccacaggtcagctcatggaagctttgagtcgaccataagggtcagctcaaagctcacggctcagcgcacgccgacctatggtcgaccgctcgcgcgtaaactcagttttctgagttatttccactgtttgaaattctgttatgtttgattggttttgtcaGTCACTATATATATACAAGTCAAAAcacttgtatcaactaacatttgctaattgagttcaagtgttcaaggaaacaagaaagagtgaaaaaggtgtccaagactcatcatcttcatcttcaacatttcacaactcatcatcagcaaacaattacttttgatgtggttcgtgatcgagcaaaggtgataaggttcgaagctgtgatcgaagaatccagttcgggttgaagcttgtggcaggttctttcttgaataaaaccgttagggttttgtcctccaatacgggtttgtgtttgggggtttttggacgaatcgttcttcaatattcagccgagcgaaggtgattgagaagaggaaagtcttcatcagtctagtagcggattcggtggcattgaagtgaaggattcgggttcgactcgttgtgtttgagatcagccgggccgagggtttgaagaacggaagattcttcaacaaaggggctggaatcggaggtctagcatcaacgatcgaaggtcttgattcatcttgaatcaaggagcaaggataggaagcatcattcaacacattggaagttctgttgtttacatgctttgcaatccttgtataaacgattaaatttcacaggtgatatctaattaatcatctcaattctatttttagaattgagggcagacgtaccccgaagcgaggacggcgggggaactgcctcatcaaatctctgtcttctttaattttctgcataagtgtttttcagcttaaaaattaagtgattttagtttaagcaattttaccaaacgttgatataagttgagtaagagattaaaactgctgtttgaatacaaagtacaatagtatattgtactagataaatttgaattacttactcaactcaaatatctcttggagtgtatgcacaccaagtgtttgtgaatttgcataagccaaagttgtcttaagtttgcatccagtttaatttggtattttggatcattggaactaggcttgctagttagtgaaatatatcaattgagtgtgcaaatagtgtagtgatttgtatttcactttatctctaatccattagcttaacgcatatccggttttccaataacggctcgttttagactaaaattttcctcggccgcttccgcacttaaaacaaattttcaaaaccaattttcttttaaattggtagcgccgactcaagtttttaattgggatctattcaacccccccttctagatccgtgccatagtctaacagaGAACTCTATTAGAGAGAGGAAATATATCACTTGGGGATAAATACAACCAAAGTGAATAAAGTAAACAACAACAAGAAGATACAAGATGAATATTAATTTGTATGATGTGTATGTGAATGAATGTCATGTTAtgtttatgctgacaaaacaaacaaAATAGATAAACCTGGGATGAAATAAACATCACAATACAACCGgatactcgactaatctcaatAAGATGAAAATATCACTGGAGATAAATAAGAAGGTCATCAAAGGAGCAAAGTCTTGCTACAAGGCTCAAATCTCTCTGGGGAGAGGAAGATACTTCTCAGGAAGAAACCCAAAAATTCAATCTTCTAACATTAAAGATCCATAGAGGGAATAACAACGCGACCTCTTCTTCTAGGAGAGGAAATATCCACTAGAGAAAGGATCATCCACAATTGGAGAAACTTGAATCAAAGTTGTAGTTGGGGATACCAGGCTTAGGATTCCACTGGGAATGAAGTAAATTCAGTATTCTTCCAGGGGAAACTTGGTCACACTCCCAACACATCATAACAACTTGGAGGAGAGACCCACCATTTGAGGTGCTTGAAAGATAGATCACAAGAAGACTCTGCTTTAGGAGAACACTTAGTTTTGTACTGATGAACTGCATGGTATTCATTACAAACAAACAAAACTTCTTGTGAATGGATAAAAATAAACTTCAATTCTCGGATGCCCCAGATTACACGGTTTATGAGAAGAAATCATCTCAAGAGGATTTTATAGAAAACATGGCATCCAAAATGCCCCTGTGTCTTCAAACTCTTGGAGAGGTTTATCATTTGAAGATGCACACAAGGTAGATTATCCAACGTAGTTCTGCATTTCGAGATTTAACCACTGTTGGAATAACTGCAGACATTCCTTCTTATGTTCACAAATCAGAGTAAAACACACATTTAAAAAAAGAAGCAAAAGCGATCATTTTAACTTTGTTTCAAGATTTTCCATCCAAAAGTAAAAAATGAAATTTTACAAGACATAAATAAAATGAGAGTTGGCAACAATTGcataaaggctcaaattttattgaaagaatggtagtccgcaaatgaAGTAACTCCACAGACCATTACAAAGTAgaaaaatggtaaatacatggaaaagggctacattaaaatacaatgaccactattctccctaacaactttaAATTCCAAGTGTGCTTGAATCTTTGAAGAAATTGATTTGATTGAGAACTCTTTGATAGGTGTCGTTGCTTCAAACGGTCAAGTCTGGtctgatgcagttacttgccataatccctaactttcgcctagatctccctttcgggttttcaatctactaggatgattatttttctatttatgtctCTAAAGTTTTCCTGGActtccctttcgggttttcaatccaccaagacgctcatttttgcctaaacctccctttcgggttttcaacttagcaagctattcttttattcttttaggcaaagtatttcttgactgcatcagtATTTAGAGGATgagggagctcctcaccatccatagtcaTTAGAATTAAAGCACCACCAGAGAAAGCTTTCTTTACAACATAcgtgccttcataattaggagtccattttcccctagaatcagtattaaaagacaagatcttcttgagcatgaggtcgCCTTCTTTGAATACGCGAGGCCAAACCTTTTTGTCAAAAACTTTCTTCATTCTTTATTGACacaactgaccatgacatatATCCATCAttttcttctcttcaattaggttcaactgatcaaacctactttgacaccattcagcctcagaTAGCTTAtcttccatcaagactctcattgatgggatttcAACTTCCACAAGGAGtactgcttccatgccatatatCGGAGggaaaggggttgcccctattgaagtgagaacggaggtacgatacccatgtagactaaatgggagcatctcatgccaatccttgtaagtcactaccatcttctggatgatcttcttgatattcttgttgtCCGCTTCAACTGcgccattcatcttaggtatgtaaGGAGATGAGTTATGGTGTTCAATCCTGAACTCTTCACACAtttctttcatcattttattgttcaagtttgatccattgttAGTAATTATCTTGCTTGgaacaccataacgacagataatttgattcttgataaaccggaccaccacttgctttgtTACATTGGTGTATGAAactgcttcaacccatttggtgaagtagtcaatggccACTAGAATTAAACGATGTACgtttgaagctttaggctcaatcatgccgatcatatCAATTCCTCACATGGATAAAGGCCAAGGCAAAGAAATAACATTGAGAAGAGTtggaggcacatgaatcttatcaaaGAATCCTTCATGTACTTCTTGCATTAATATGTCCTCTTCGTGTCtgtccatgcatctgagcaagaccatgtcaaagtttctcttgtgTAGTATATCTTCATTCAAAAAGAAGTTACCAGCCAATCTTCtcagagtcttcttatctttatttgatgcacCAAGTGGGTACTCTTGtctttggagaaaacatttgatgtcgtgataccatGATTTATCAACAATGACCTCTACCGCCGCGAACACATGTGTTGgtctatcaaggcgcataacatcaatctTCGGTACATCATTCCACCGGTTCACAAATGGAGGATAAGGTTGCCAACACGTCTGCCATTTGATTTTCTTCACGGggaatatgatgaaattcaatCTCATTGAAGAGGCTTGACAACatccttgcataatctctatagggAATCAAAACAGGTTGGCGAGTCTCTCATTCTCCTTTGATATGATTAACTAGCAAAGATGGATCTGCATATACGTCCAGGAttttgattctcaagtcaatggCTTCTTCCAGAcccatgatgcaagcttcatattcaacCATGTTGTTCGTATAATTAATTGTCAACCTTGTGGTGAAAGGAATATGGGAGCCTTGAGAAGTAACAACGATTGCCCCGGTTCCCTTACTGTAAGCATTGATAACTACATTAAATATCAATCCCCAACGGGATTTTGGCTCTGGCTCTTCAGCTggaaatggttcatcacaatccttggcttttaagtacataacatcttcatcTGGAAAGTCGAACTTgatagattggtaatcatcaattggttggtgagccaaatgatcagctaggAAACTCCCTTTGATTTCTTTATGGGTATGGTATTCTTTGTCATATTTTGATAACAGTATATGCCAACGAGTAATTCTTCCGGTTAaggcaggcttctcaaagatgtacttgattggatccattttgggAATCAACCAAGTAGTGTGATTAAGCATATGTTATCGGAGACGACGGGTAACCCAAGGCATAAaaagtcttctcaagcataaaGTACCGAGCCTCAcagtctgtgaatttcttactcagatAATATATGGTGTGCTCTTTTTTACCCGTCTCATCTTATTGACCAAGCATGCAACCCACACAATCTTTCAAtatagtcaaatacatgatcaaaggtcaTCCTTCTACCGGAGGAATCAAAATAGGAGGCTTAAGAAGGTAATCCTTGATGCTATCAAAAGCCTTATGGTAGTCTTTAGTCCAAATACAACCTTGGTCCTTTCGGAGGAGTTTGAAAGTTTGCCCACAAGTagcagtcatgtgagatatgaaCCTGGAGATGTAGTTCAAGCGTCCAAGGAACCCTCTTACTTGCTTTTCCATCTTGGGCGCGGGCATATCTTGAATAGCTCTGACTTTGTCTGGATCCATCTCAATACCTCTTTaactgacaatgaaacccaagAGCTTTCCTGAAC from Lathyrus oleraceus cultivar Zhongwan6 chromosome 7, CAAS_Psat_ZW6_1.0, whole genome shotgun sequence encodes the following:
- the LOC127102259 gene encoding uncharacterized protein LOC127102259 — encoded protein: MDPIKYIFEKPALTGRITRWHILLSKYDKEYHTHKEIKGSFLADHLAHQPIDDYQSIKFDFPDEDVMYLKAKDCDEPFPAEEPEPKSRWGLIFNVVINAYSKGTGAIVVTSQGSHIPFTTRLTINYTNNMVEYEACIMGLEEAIDLRIKILDVYADPSLLVNHIKGE